The stretch of DNA CTCCCCATCAAAGAAGTCTATGAATTTCTGAAAGTTCTCCAGAATACTTGTTGAAAGAATCCAGGGATACTTCACCAGCATCTTGCCAAGATCACAATCTTTTACACCAACCTACAAGACAAGACGCcccaaaagaaaaattattagttTCCAAGATCAAAACAAAAAATCTACCAACAATGCTCGATTAAAAACATACAAAAAGTGTAAGAAACAAATAGACAGGAAGACATCCAGCGTTTTCTATTACACATTCTTACAAAAGACACAACAGTTGCCTCAAATAGAAATGTTTCAAATCACTTTGTCACTGGTTTTATCCCTGAGGCCTAATCAGCAGAAGTTGTTAATCAATCTTGGGTAGTCAACCATCTGAAGCCCGTAGAATTGTTGGCATTATGTAATCTTTAAGTAGTCCTTTATCCCTGGTCCTCCCCTATAACTCTACTGTATGTTTACGAGGACAAAGTATGGTGCCAAGTTCAAACACTCAATTTTAGAAATATTATTAATGAGAATTACGGTTTTTAAGCTTAAGAAGGTAGATAGAGATCACCACATTTTTCAACTATAAATTGGTATGATCAATTCCACAAATAAAAAGAGAATTGCAGGTATGCAATCTTAAATGCATTACAAAAATTAAGGGATTATACCTTCGCATATGACTGGAGTCTCGGTTTAATGTCCTTGTCAATGTCATACGACAAGATGGGTGGAAATAACAGAAAAATGTTTCTTATGTAACCTTTGGGGACTCCAATATCATCCAAGAACTTCATAATAGACTGTATACGCGACTCTAGAGGTAGAAATAGAAGGCATGGAAATGATTCAATAAAATACGGGAAGCAGGCATTGGAACCCAAAAGATTCAAACCTCCACGCCTTGCTTGAATCTACAATAGGAGAAAGCACCACATTCCCATTATACATAGAGCTACATATAAACTTTATAActaaagaaatcaagaaaataggGGTGTTAGCTAATAATACTCTATCGATGTTCTAACCTTCTCAAAGAATGCCAAAGTTTGTTGCACATCCTCATCAGCAGGGATGGAGAGGTTTGCCATCATGCGCAGAGCATTTTTCCCGGTAACCCCAAGATCATCACTGccagaaaataatattttcttcacaaacttAACCTATAATCACAGGAACAACGCAACATGAGGGGAAGGAAAAGACATCTTGACGGCCAAAAACAAGGAGTAACCTGTTCGGATAATGTTGCATACATAGATTAACACGAATCATGTGAGTTAAAATACCTTGTGAATGAGCTGGGGAAGAGTATGCGAAGCGAAAAGATAGCGAGCTAAGTTGGTAGCGGAAGAGAGAGAAAGACCAAGGCTCTCCAAAAAGGGAAGAGCACCCCTGTCGCCTTTTCGCTTCGCCATTTGGCGAACTTTCTTCTTGAACTCCAAAACATTCGCAGAAACAATTTCTTGAGTGAAATCAGCGGCGGCCAATGAATTCCAATCGTCGAGATCATCAATGGATTCGATCAAAGAGTTCAAATAACCAGGGCAGCTTGAAGAAATAACAGAGGCGTCAGCTCTGGAAGCTCCAACTTCTTCCAAATACTCACTGATAGCTTCTCTTACCTCTTCTAAACGATTTTCACCTTCTTCCTCTTCTTGAAAATAAAAGGAAGAAGCTTGAGTGGAAACCTTTTGATTGTTCAGGAAAGATATTATGGCAGCGGGAAAGGAAAAGGATATGGGAACGGAGGTTTTTCGGAGATTTAGGAGATGTTTTGGTATTGGGAAGAGTTTATGGGTTCTGAAAGAGGGCGTTTGTGGCGAAATATGCGAGGAGGACGAAGAAACGGAGTACCGGCGCTGTAGGCTTAGATGCGCCATTGGTGTTGAAGGGGTGCCAGGCTGAGCCGGAGAAGACGATGTAGGGCTTTGGTtacaaaaagtaaaaattacTTTGGGCATGGGATTTCATTGGAAATTGGTGGGATTTAGAATCGAAAGAATTTCAAAACGGGAATATCATTGGATTTATTTCtaaattgaaatttaattatACGATCGAATATTTATCGATTTATTAAAACAAAATTAGTGGTAACTATATAATTTTACGTTTAATATGTTATACAATTTTACGTTTAATATGTTCTAATAACGAGTCATTATTATATACCAACAATCATCATCTAATAATTCCATTTTTTTACACTACCTGATAATCCAACACGTAACCTTGAATTTAATTTGTTATTTTAccaaaatctttttttttttttttttcgaaagtGCTTTAGCCAAACCTAGACATGATTAATGTTCCCGGACCCAAAAATCCCGGAAATTGATCTAGGTTCGTATTCCATTTCTTCCTAACTCTGAAACGTTTTTGGAGTTTTCGCATTGGATCAAGATTTGACCGGCCTGGTTTCGgatctattttttattttttaaaatatttaatataaaaaataaatcttttGTCCCCAACTCTTTTCGctctattattaatttttacctaAAACAGATATTGTAATATCTCGAAAGTTTGAGTTGTTTAGTCAAATAGAAAGGGTTGAAGTAGAATATAAAAAATACttctaaataataaaaatttaattatatgaaaTGAATTTGTATTATCCAataaaagaaatttaaataaGTTTATATTAAACACTACAAATACGTAAAATatgcttttataaataaataaataatatataactatattattatataaaaaatttgtcaCTTATAGGACATCATCTTTTGTTTACAAAATTGCCCttatacaaatattttttttaatattttcattgtAACTTATTTCAATATTACTCCTTCAAATTGCACTATTACCTCTTACTAATATATgtcaattattattaaattaaacataaaattaagcatttattaaaatttaaaaatattatataaattactATTATATCTTACCCACAACGTTGTTAGAGTAGATGacctgcaagccaactgttggcaggggattttattgactcagttgtaattaacaatctttattttaatataattcattatttcatggtttgttatttctttatctgtatacccatgtgaacaacatagataaagaccttgattatactttaatacaaatgaatcgtaattcgatgttgaaactcgtttatAAACACtgtgaaacgtcctgccctttttattgctttaaaagtactacaaatttttttttttatataaacactcaatttttcggccatatattttacccttttaaaataaaataccaaccatctagcattttaaaatcaagtgcaatagccataaaatgaaatcgtcaactgttgtaccaaacctaaaaagcaataagtttgaaaaaatTAGCGCATactaaatctctcaaaaatctctcaaaaagcataaataattagTCTTAAaagttttaacataaatcatatgtcataatcataaatgcggaaaagtagaagcgctggccctcgggttgtgtgcgcctttagtccagtcaaatcatccgtcaagaccttCCTCAACCTCacttgcatccatcacacctagtgagtctaaagactcaacacaccataatcttgataacgagtaatacgtaatacagtcaacatctaacagtgaaaaatacttgtacttaaaatatcgttttcatgaatatgcatgaa from Primulina tabacum isolate GXHZ01 chromosome 3, ASM2559414v2, whole genome shotgun sequence encodes:
- the LOC142541055 gene encoding uncharacterized protein LOC142541055; amino-acid sequence: MPKVIFTFCNQSPTSSSPAQPGTPSTPMAHLSLQRRYSVSSSSSHISPQTPSFRTHKLFPIPKHLLNLRKTSVPISFSFPAAIISFLNNQKVSTQASSFYFQEEEEGENRLEEVREAISEYLEEVGASRADASVISSSCPGYLNSLIESIDDLDDWNSLAAADFTQEIVSANVLEFKKKVRQMAKRKGDRGALPFLESLGLSLSSATNLARYLFASHTLPQLIHKVKFVKKILFSGSDDLGVTGKNALRMMANLSIPADEDVQQTLAFFEKIQARRGGLNLLGSNACFPYFIESFPCLLFLPLESRIQSIMKFLDDIGVPKGYIRNIFLLFPPILSYDIDKDIKPRLQSYAKVGVKDCDLGKMLVKYPWILSTSILENFQKFIDFFDGEKVPKICSSNAVKNWPLILGCSVNKMNWMVHQFNEMGISNKKFGQIIVTSPQLLLRKPQEITQVISFFKDVGLDEDAIARTLGRCPEIFAASIDKTLKKKLEFLSSVGISKTYLPRVIRKYPELFVCDVDRALLPRMRYLKKIGLSMKDIRSMVSRFSPLLGYSVEQVLQPKIEFLVNTMGFPLSEVVEYPRYFSYSLEKRIKPRYWVLKGRNIEFNLKDMLGKNDEEFAAEYLGVEEMLVPPPS